From the genome of Scytonema hofmannii PCC 7110, one region includes:
- the ppc gene encoding phosphoenolpyruvate carboxylase: MSFLLYSSSSQDVNIYPASEVFLRHRLQIVEELWESVLRQECGQKMVDLLRQLRDLCSPEGQAIDNQASSVSKLIEQLNINEAIRAARAFALYFQLINIIEQDYEQRQQLSRYEVDTEAKMQEPLPNFIYSSNQEEAEAPLNSGLGADLLTKSWQATSQGKQKGTFTRLFPQLFKLNVPPQQIQRLIAQLDVQLVFTAHPTEIVRYTIRDKQRRVVQLLQQLDAVEKRSFNEQCVAGSPSVSNSFVEDVPKAYLKGGAYSWEVEELQSQLLEEIRLWWRTDELHQFKPSVLDEVDYALHYFQEVIFDAIPHLYKRFKYALATTFPWLEPPTRNFCRFGSWVGGDRDGNPSVTPEITWQTACYQRNIVLERYIKSIKQLINLLSLSLHWSDVLPDLLESLEYEQSQLSEVYDKLALRYRQEPYRLKLSYVQKRLENTRDRNLALNKGEKLTNDNSPVYRSGEEFLAELRLIERNLTETGLSCRELENLICQVEIFGFNLTHLDIRQESTRHSDTLNEILEYLGVLKVPYNELSEEERVAWLTAELQTRRPLIPAELPFSEKTNDVIQTLRVVRSLQQEFGQDICQTYIISMCREMSDVLEVLLLAKEAGLFDPGTAIGTIQVVPLFETVEDLRRSTSVMRQLFTLPLYRALLAGGFAATPENQEKLPPSPPLPLSPSPSPLTPNLQEVMLGYSDSNKDSGFLSSNWEIHKAQKSLQTVAEAYGVALRIFHGRGGSVGRGGGPAYEAILAQPGNSINGRIKITEQGEVLASKYSLRDLALYNLETITTAVIQASLLRTGFDDIQPWNEIMEELAARSRTHYRALIYEQPDFIDFFHQVTPIEEISQLQISSRPARRPSGKKDLSSLRAIPWVFSWTQTRFLLPSWYGMGTALQEFLNEEPEEHLKLLRYFYIKWPFFKMVISKAEMTLAKVDLQMARHYVDELSEPEDKVRLAKVFEQIASEYYLTRDFVLQITGHQRLLDGDPTLQRSVQLRNGTIVPLGFIQVSLLKRLRQARTNVTSGVIHSRYSKGELLRGALLTINGIAAGMRNTG; this comes from the coding sequence ATGAGTTTTCTTTTATACTCGTCTTCATCTCAGGATGTGAATATCTACCCCGCCTCCGAAGTGTTTCTACGCCATCGCCTCCAAATTGTAGAGGAGTTGTGGGAGTCCGTTCTCCGACAAGAATGCGGTCAAAAGATGGTGGACTTATTACGGCAACTGCGAGATTTATGTTCGCCAGAAGGACAAGCAATAGATAACCAAGCCTCCTCTGTATCTAAGTTAATCGAACAACTCAATATTAATGAAGCAATTCGAGCAGCACGTGCCTTTGCATTGTATTTTCAGCTGATTAATATCATAGAGCAGGATTACGAACAAAGACAGCAACTAAGCCGCTATGAGGTAGATACAGAAGCAAAAATGCAGGAACCTCTACCAAATTTTATTTATTCCTCAAATCAAGAAGAAGCTGAAGCACCACTCAATAGCGGCTTGGGCGCAGATCTCCTTACAAAAAGCTGGCAGGCAACTTCACAAGGAAAACAGAAAGGCACTTTTACACGTTTGTTTCCCCAGCTATTTAAGCTAAATGTACCGCCACAGCAAATTCAACGTTTAATAGCACAGTTAGACGTGCAGTTAGTGTTTACGGCTCACCCAACAGAAATAGTTCGTTATACAATTCGCGACAAACAGCGCCGAGTTGTACAGCTTTTACAACAACTAGATGCCGTGGAAAAGCGCTCTTTTAACGAGCAGTGTGTTGCAGGGAGTCCCTCGGTTTCAAATTCGTTTGTAGAAGACGTGCCGAAAGCATACCTAAAGGGAGGCGCATATTCTTGGGAAGTTGAGGAATTGCAATCCCAATTGCTTGAGGAAATTCGCTTGTGGTGGCGTACCGACGAACTTCATCAGTTTAAACCTTCGGTGTTAGATGAAGTTGACTATGCCTTGCATTACTTCCAAGAAGTTATCTTTGATGCGATTCCGCACCTGTACAAACGTTTCAAATACGCTTTGGCTACTACTTTTCCATGGTTAGAACCACCAACCAGAAACTTTTGCCGCTTTGGCTCTTGGGTGGGTGGCGATCGCGATGGAAATCCATCAGTTACGCCGGAAATCACTTGGCAGACAGCTTGTTACCAGCGCAATATCGTTCTGGAAAGGTATATCAAATCCATCAAGCAGCTGATTAACTTGCTCAGTTTATCGCTACATTGGAGTGATGTGTTGCCAGATTTGCTCGAGTCCTTGGAGTACGAACAATCTCAATTGAGCGAAGTCTACGATAAACTGGCTTTGCGCTATCGCCAAGAACCCTATAGACTCAAATTGTCCTACGTCCAAAAGCGGTTAGAAAATACACGCGATCGCAATTTGGCGCTTAACAAAGGCGAAAAATTAACTAACGACAATTCCCCCGTATATCGATCGGGAGAAGAATTTTTAGCAGAACTGCGCCTCATAGAACGGAACTTGACAGAAACAGGTTTAAGCTGTAGAGAATTAGAAAATCTTATCTGTCAGGTAGAAATTTTTGGCTTTAACTTAACACATCTAGATATTCGTCAAGAATCCACCCGTCACTCAGATACTTTAAATGAAATTTTGGAATACCTCGGAGTTCTAAAAGTTCCTTACAACGAGTTATCTGAAGAAGAAAGAGTGGCTTGGCTGACAGCAGAACTTCAAACCCGTCGCCCATTAATTCCAGCAGAACTGCCATTTTCGGAAAAAACGAACGATGTCATTCAAACTTTACGGGTAGTGCGATCGCTGCAACAGGAATTTGGTCAAGATATCTGTCAAACATATATCATCAGTATGTGTCGTGAAATGAGCGACGTACTAGAAGTGTTGCTACTTGCTAAAGAAGCGGGACTGTTCGATCCCGGTACTGCGATTGGAACCATCCAAGTCGTTCCCCTGTTTGAAACGGTGGAAGATTTGCGTCGTTCAACTAGCGTGATGCGACAACTGTTTACGTTACCCCTCTATCGTGCTTTGTTAGCGGGAGGCTTTGCCGCAACACCAGAGAATCAAGAGAAACTCCCCCCTTCCCCCCCTCTCCCCCTCTCCCCCTCTCCCTCTCCACTCACTCCCAACTTACAAGAGGTGATGCTGGGGTATTCCGATAGCAACAAAGACTCTGGCTTCTTGAGCAGTAACTGGGAAATTCATAAAGCTCAAAAATCCCTACAAACAGTAGCAGAAGCATATGGTGTAGCTTTACGGATTTTCCACGGACGCGGTGGTTCCGTGGGACGTGGCGGTGGTCCAGCATATGAGGCTATATTGGCTCAACCCGGAAACAGTATCAACGGACGGATAAAAATCACGGAACAGGGAGAGGTTTTAGCTTCTAAGTATTCTTTAAGAGACTTAGCACTGTATAACTTGGAAACAATTACGACTGCGGTGATTCAAGCGAGTTTGCTCCGAACCGGGTTTGATGATATTCAACCCTGGAATGAGATTATGGAAGAACTCGCAGCGCGATCGCGTACACACTACCGCGCTCTAATTTACGAGCAGCCTGATTTTATTGACTTCTTCCACCAAGTGACTCCCATTGAGGAGATCAGCCAACTGCAAATTAGTTCGCGTCCCGCACGCCGTCCTTCTGGTAAAAAAGACTTAAGTAGCCTGCGAGCAATTCCTTGGGTATTTAGCTGGACGCAAACCCGATTTTTGCTACCTTCTTGGTATGGTATGGGTACAGCCCTGCAAGAATTTTTAAACGAGGAACCAGAAGAACATCTAAAATTACTACGGTATTTTTACATCAAATGGCCATTCTTTAAAATGGTCATTTCTAAAGCAGAAATGACTTTGGCAAAAGTAGACTTGCAAATGGCGCGACACTATGTAGACGAATTATCAGAACCAGAAGACAAAGTCCGTTTGGCAAAAGTTTTTGAGCAAATTGCCAGCGAGTACTACCTAACACGGGATTTTGTTTTGCAAATTACAGGACATCAACGACTTCTAGACGGAGACCCTACATTGCAACGTTCCGTACAACTGCGTAACGGAACGATTGTACCATTAGGCTTTATACAAGTATCGCTCCTCAAGCGCCTGCGTCAAGCCAGAACTAACGTGACTTCTGGAGTTATTCACTCTCGTTATAGCAAAGGTGAGTTATTGCGGGGAGCATTGTTAACAATCAACGGGATTGCTGCTGGAATGAGAAATACTGGTTGA
- a CDS encoding DUF4090 family protein, with protein MTTEINQNDQTTKGADAIDEAIARGIDFDGSPIPPAKLDLYQKVMELEANRQRSGVSNTMRSRIVRIGAKHIPQAELNQMLEDASFAPLKEKEIAFYYGK; from the coding sequence ATGACAACTGAAATTAACCAAAACGATCAAACGACCAAAGGTGCTGATGCAATTGATGAAGCGATCGCACGAGGAATTGATTTCGATGGTTCTCCCATTCCTCCTGCTAAACTAGATCTTTATCAGAAGGTCATGGAACTAGAAGCAAACAGACAGCGCAGTGGGGTATCAAATACAATGCGATCGCGCATTGTGAGAATTGGAGCAAAACACATTCCCCAAGCCGAACTTAATCAAATGCTAGAAGATGCGAGTTTTGCCCCTTTGAAAGAGAAAGAAATTGCTTTTTATTATGGTAAATAG
- a CDS encoding Maf family protein, with translation MNTPPFILASASPARRRLLQTVGIEPIVCPSDFDESQVQLDDPAQLVQTLAQKKAETVAPQFKSALVMGCDSVLSVGGEIHGKPADVEEACQRWQNMQSSFGDLYTGHALIDLSQNLSLVKCQVTRVYFAQLDSSTIDAYVATGEPLKCAGAFALEGYGSLFVEKIEGCHSNVIGLSLPLLRQMIEELGYKITDFWKSC, from the coding sequence ATGAACACTCCACCTTTTATATTAGCTTCTGCGTCTCCTGCAAGACGCCGTCTTCTCCAGACAGTTGGAATTGAACCTATAGTTTGTCCCAGTGATTTTGATGAGTCTCAAGTTCAATTGGACGATCCTGCACAACTCGTGCAAACTTTAGCCCAAAAGAAGGCAGAAACTGTAGCTCCTCAGTTCAAATCAGCTTTAGTCATGGGTTGTGATTCTGTTTTATCTGTAGGGGGCGAAATTCATGGCAAACCTGCAGATGTAGAAGAAGCATGCCAACGCTGGCAAAATATGCAAAGCAGTTTTGGCGATCTTTACACCGGTCATGCTTTAATCGATCTCTCTCAAAATCTTAGTTTGGTGAAGTGCCAGGTTACAAGAGTTTACTTTGCACAACTCGACTCCAGCACTATTGATGCTTATGTTGCTACGGGAGAACCGCTCAAATGTGCTGGCGCATTTGCACTTGAAGGTTATGGTAGCTTATTTGTGGAAAAAATTGAAGGTTGCCACAGCAATGTTATCGGACTGAGTTTACCCCTGCTGCGGCAAATGATAGAGGAACTGGGGTATAAAATTACAGATTTTTGGAAAAGTTGTTAG
- the psbP gene encoding photosystem II reaction center PsbP: MWKRIAFIMLLVFSFSLSHSDVAIASGLKSYVDTTDGYEFLYPNGWVQVKVANGPDVVFHDIIETSENVSVVISPVSEGKTLKELGTPGEVGYKLGKNALAPEGSGREAELVNAQEREYNGKTYYKLEYLVKFPGNQQRHNLSNIAVSRGKLFTFNASVPEKRWRRVQKFIEEAVNSFSVY; this comes from the coding sequence ATGTGGAAACGAATTGCATTCATTATGCTATTGGTGTTTAGTTTCAGTCTAAGTCATTCTGATGTCGCGATCGCATCTGGTCTCAAAAGCTATGTTGACACGACTGATGGCTATGAGTTTTTATATCCTAACGGCTGGGTGCAAGTTAAAGTCGCCAATGGACCTGACGTGGTTTTCCATGACATCATTGAAACAAGTGAAAATGTCTCCGTGGTTATTAGCCCTGTTTCAGAGGGTAAAACTCTAAAAGAACTGGGAACCCCAGGGGAAGTAGGTTACAAATTAGGGAAAAATGCCCTTGCGCCTGAAGGATCGGGGCGTGAAGCTGAATTAGTCAATGCTCAAGAACGAGAATATAACGGCAAAACTTACTATAAATTGGAGTATTTGGTTAAATTTCCCGGAAATCAACAACGTCACAATCTTTCCAATATTGCCGTCAGCCGGGGTAAACTTTTTACCTTCAACGCTTCCGTTCCTGAAAAACGTTGGCGCAGAGTCCAAAAATTCATAGAAGAAGCTGTAAATTCTTTTTCTGTATATTAA
- a CDS encoding SDR family NAD(P)-dependent oxidoreductase: MAPTVLITGSSQGIGKATALLFARKGYDIVLTARRIELLESVAQEIQTLGHQKPLIVSCDVTDPSQVNTLVEKALDRFGYIDVLINNAGRFAEGPVEAFSLSDWREIIDLNLWGYIHTINALLPHFLQRKKGNIVNLSSIGGKAATPYVVPYCTSKFAVTGFTESLHAELKPKGIHVCGIYPNLIKSSLMERTVFRGNDEQDAQSRREQLENILKFPSVEKPEDVANAIWDAVHNHKSEVLVGSANVSQGFNKLFPSLLQWASRQALKNKDN, from the coding sequence ATGGCTCCCACAGTACTTATTACAGGTAGTTCTCAAGGTATAGGAAAAGCAACCGCGCTTCTGTTTGCTCGCAAGGGATACGATATTGTGCTGACTGCACGTCGTATTGAGCTTTTAGAAAGTGTGGCGCAGGAAATACAAACCCTTGGTCACCAAAAACCACTAATAGTTTCTTGTGATGTGACAGATCCATCACAAGTCAATACATTAGTGGAAAAAGCTTTAGATCGTTTTGGGTATATTGATGTATTGATAAACAATGCAGGTAGATTTGCAGAAGGACCTGTAGAAGCTTTTTCACTGAGTGATTGGCGCGAAATTATAGATTTGAATTTGTGGGGATATATTCATACAATTAACGCCCTTTTGCCTCATTTTCTCCAACGAAAAAAAGGAAATATCGTGAATCTTAGCTCTATTGGTGGCAAAGCTGCAACACCATACGTAGTACCATACTGTACTAGTAAATTTGCTGTTACGGGGTTTACGGAATCATTACACGCAGAATTAAAACCTAAAGGTATTCACGTTTGTGGTATTTACCCAAATTTAATTAAAAGTAGCTTAATGGAGAGAACTGTTTTTCGAGGTAACGACGAACAGGATGCTCAAAGTCGTCGAGAACAACTTGAAAATATCTTAAAATTTCCTAGTGTGGAGAAGCCTGAGGATGTAGCCAATGCTATTTGGGATGCTGTTCACAACCATAAATCTGAAGTCTTGGTAGGTTCGGCAAATGTTTCCCAAGGATTCAATAAATTATTTCCTAGCTTGCTACAGTGGGCTTCTCGACAAGCTTTGAAGAATAAGGATAATTAA
- a CDS encoding RNA-guided endonuclease InsQ/TnpB family protein, protein MSFKSKEQKALDQDKNKDTYISTVVQHLKLSSLGSAVVSDILLHANSLYNTLTFNLRQGFFVHKTLNFSSLTIDSQTDFKENYHYKMLHSQAAQSVCHKVAENFKSFKQLLDKHFSEGTKKPNLPGYRQKGEMFEVTYPSQSVNISQEHSIIFATVSTGIMFKKHHKEDVMGTSLNERLKFRVPDDVDPKRLVELVITSKYREIYLHWVCRKEKEIITELDKSSVLGIDIGLNNFVTCIPNTGQEGFIINGRPLKAINQFYNKTVSKLKKDKDENFWSGSLARATQARNNQVRDFIKKSARAIINKCLESKIGKIVFGWNQGIKNEIDNGRVNNQNFVQVPFTALRDTLKYLCERHGIEFVVVEESYTSKMSFFDGDELPVYGQETEEQKNLKPSGKRTKRGEYKTGNNTIINADANGASNILRKAKIDTSKITFRVCQILKKINIWIGKKLPSRKGTAAGLSCCSTIGLTEPGQ, encoded by the coding sequence ATGTCATTCAAAAGTAAAGAGCAAAAAGCGCTAGATCAGGATAAAAATAAAGATACGTATATCTCGACGGTTGTACAGCATTTAAAACTATCAAGTCTTGGATCTGCTGTAGTATCTGACATATTGTTACACGCAAACAGTCTATACAACACCTTGACTTTCAATTTGAGGCAAGGATTTTTTGTACACAAAACTCTGAATTTTTCATCTCTAACCATTGATTCACAAACCGACTTCAAAGAAAACTACCATTACAAAATGCTGCATTCTCAAGCAGCACAGTCTGTGTGTCATAAGGTAGCTGAGAATTTTAAATCATTCAAGCAGCTTTTGGATAAACATTTTAGCGAGGGAACAAAGAAACCTAACTTACCAGGTTATCGTCAAAAAGGTGAGATGTTTGAAGTGACGTATCCCAGTCAATCAGTCAATATATCACAAGAGCATAGCATTATATTTGCTACTGTTTCTACTGGCATTATGTTCAAGAAGCATCACAAAGAAGATGTTATGGGAACAAGTTTAAATGAAAGATTGAAATTCAGGGTTCCTGATGACGTTGACCCCAAACGCCTTGTTGAGCTAGTAATTACATCAAAGTATAGAGAGATTTATCTACATTGGGTATGTAGAAAGGAAAAAGAAATTATTACTGAATTAGATAAGTCAAGTGTTTTAGGAATTGACATCGGGTTAAACAACTTTGTTACTTGTATTCCGAATACGGGTCAAGAAGGATTTATCATAAATGGGCGACCGTTAAAGGCAATAAATCAGTTTTATAACAAGACTGTATCCAAGCTGAAAAAGGATAAAGATGAGAATTTCTGGAGTGGCAGTTTAGCTAGAGCAACACAAGCCAGAAACAACCAAGTACGTGATTTTATTAAGAAGTCAGCACGCGCAATAATCAACAAATGCCTAGAATCAAAGATAGGTAAAATTGTATTTGGTTGGAACCAAGGAATCAAGAATGAAATAGATAACGGACGTGTCAATAATCAAAATTTTGTGCAGGTTCCCTTTACTGCACTACGTGACACGCTCAAGTATCTATGTGAAAGACACGGTATAGAATTCGTAGTTGTTGAAGAATCCTACACATCAAAAATGTCATTTTTTGATGGTGATGAATTACCCGTTTACGGTCAAGAAACCGAAGAACAGAAGAATCTTAAGCCTTCTGGGAAAAGAACAAAACGCGGGGAATACAAAACAGGAAATAACACAATTATCAACGCGGATGCCAATGGTGCGTCCAATATTTTGAGAAAGGCAAAAATTGATACATCAAAAATTACTTTTCGGGTGTGTCAAATTCTCAAGAAAATCAATATTTGGATAGGTAAAAAATTACCATCACGTAAAGGTACGGCAGCAGGCTTGTCTTGTTGTTCGACTATAGGACTCACTGAACCGGGTCAGTAA
- a CDS encoding nuclear transport factor 2 family protein translates to MVTPKQVISTWVDALNARDADAAAALYHEDAVNIQVAIGTPLEGKSAIHEDFVNFFRSTPDTYTHIENLFEDGEWAILEWSGGGTFVGNGSESNTIGKKYTLRGCGFFHVVDGKIRFQRGYWDKLTWFRQVGLTID, encoded by the coding sequence ATGGTCACACCAAAGCAAGTCATTAGTACTTGGGTAGATGCCCTGAACGCTCGCGATGCAGATGCCGCCGCCGCACTTTATCACGAGGACGCCGTGAACATTCAGGTTGCCATTGGGACTCCTCTTGAAGGAAAAAGCGCTATTCATGAGGATTTTGTCAACTTTTTTCGTTCAACGCCAGACACCTACACTCACATCGAAAACTTATTTGAGGATGGGGAGTGGGCGATTCTAGAGTGGTCTGGTGGTGGAACGTTTGTTGGGAATGGGAGCGAATCAAACACTATAGGGAAAAAGTACACTTTAAGAGGTTGTGGTTTCTTCCATGTCGTAGATGGAAAAATCCGCTTTCAACGTGGTTACTGGGACAAGCTTACTTGGTTTAGGCAAGTTGGACTAACAATTGATTGA
- a CDS encoding CPXCG motif-containing cysteine-rich protein — MQTTAEYYCAFCGEPNTTFVDLSAGGQQSYVEDCQVCCHPNILYVRIDEDTLDVDIDTEYEE, encoded by the coding sequence ATGCAGACAACAGCTGAATACTATTGTGCCTTCTGTGGCGAACCGAACACAACTTTTGTAGACCTGAGTGCGGGTGGACAGCAATCTTACGTAGAAGATTGCCAAGTTTGCTGCCATCCGAATATTCTGTACGTGCGGATAGACGAAGATACTCTTGATGTAGATATAGATACAGAGTATGAAGAATAA
- a CDS encoding B12-binding domain-containing radical SAM protein, which translates to MTSSVFSTERLLFERATSNPDAIPTIFAFPNEYSVGITSLGYQVVWANLAMRSDVQVSRLFTDTREQLPRTPELVGFSMSWELDYVNILNLLESLAIPIRGNFRGDRDPIVFGGGPVLTANPEPFANFFDVILLGDGENLLSNFIEAYKEVRNADRQTQLKALAQVPGIYVPSLYEVEYHPSNGTIKSIKPTSAEIPSVVHKQTYRGNILSASTVVTEKAAWENIYMVEVVRSCPEMCRFCLASYLTLPFRTANLESSLIPAIEKGLLVTNRLGLLGASVTQHPEFEALLDYISQPKYDAVRLSIASVRTNTVTVRLAQTLAKRDTRSLTIAVESGSEKVRRIVNKKLQNDEIVQAAINAKAGGLSGLKLYGMVGIPGEEPEDLDATVAMMREIKKAAPGLRLTLGCSTFVPKAHTPFQWLGVNPQAEKRLQFLQKQFKSQGIDFRPESYNWSIIQTLLSRGDRRLSEMLELTRTFGYSLGSYKRAFKQLKGKIPDLDFYVHANWSTEQILPWNHLQGPLSQSTLLKHLGDATGYQDN; encoded by the coding sequence GTGACATCTTCTGTATTTTCTACGGAACGCCTTTTGTTTGAAAGAGCGACTTCCAATCCGGACGCTATTCCTACTATATTTGCCTTTCCAAACGAGTACAGCGTGGGCATTACAAGCCTTGGATATCAAGTGGTATGGGCGAATCTGGCTATGCGTTCGGATGTACAGGTGAGCCGTTTATTCACTGATACTCGCGAACAACTTCCCAGAACTCCTGAATTAGTGGGTTTTTCAATGTCGTGGGAGTTGGATTATGTCAATATATTGAACTTGCTAGAATCTCTAGCAATTCCCATTAGAGGAAATTTTAGAGGCGATCGCGACCCTATTGTTTTTGGTGGTGGTCCCGTGCTAACAGCCAACCCCGAACCTTTCGCAAATTTCTTTGATGTCATCTTGCTAGGGGATGGTGAAAATTTACTCTCGAATTTTATTGAAGCATATAAAGAAGTTAGAAACGCAGATAGACAAACCCAACTTAAAGCCTTAGCACAAGTTCCCGGTATTTATGTTCCTAGCTTGTATGAGGTGGAGTATCATCCCTCAAATGGAACAATCAAATCTATTAAACCCACTTCTGCAGAAATTCCCAGTGTAGTACACAAACAAACGTACCGGGGAAATATCCTCTCAGCATCTACAGTAGTCACAGAAAAAGCAGCTTGGGAAAATATCTACATGGTAGAAGTGGTAAGAAGTTGTCCCGAAATGTGCCGTTTCTGTTTGGCAAGTTATCTCACACTCCCTTTTAGAACTGCTAATCTTGAAAGCTCATTAATTCCAGCAATTGAAAAAGGGTTATTAGTGACTAACCGTCTGGGATTGCTTGGAGCTTCAGTTACCCAGCATCCAGAGTTTGAGGCTTTGCTAGATTACATCAGTCAGCCAAAGTACGATGCCGTGCGTCTCAGTATTGCGTCGGTACGAACCAATACAGTTACAGTTCGGTTAGCACAAACTTTAGCAAAACGAGACACAAGATCGTTGACTATTGCTGTCGAAAGTGGTTCAGAAAAAGTGCGACGTATTGTAAATAAAAAGTTGCAAAATGACGAAATTGTGCAGGCAGCAATCAATGCTAAAGCGGGAGGATTATCTGGTTTAAAACTTTATGGGATGGTAGGAATTCCCGGTGAAGAACCAGAAGATTTGGATGCAACAGTCGCGATGATGCGGGAAATTAAAAAAGCTGCTCCGGGACTGCGCCTAACACTGGGATGTAGTACTTTTGTACCTAAAGCACACACACCATTTCAATGGCTTGGAGTCAATCCTCAAGCAGAAAAACGACTGCAGTTTCTACAAAAGCAATTTAAATCCCAAGGGATAGACTTTCGCCCTGAAAGCTACAACTGGTCAATTATTCAAACTTTATTGTCGAGAGGCGATCGCCGGCTGTCCGAGATGCTGGAACTCACGCGAACTTTTGGGTATTCTTTAGGTAGCTACAAGCGTGCTTTCAAACAACTGAAGGGAAAAATTCCCGACCTAGATTTTTACGTTCATGCCAACTGGTCAACAGAGCAAATACTCCCTTGGAATCACTTGCAAGGGCCACTGTCTCAGTCTACACTACTGAAACATCTGGGAGATGCCACTGGTTATCAAGATAATTAA
- a CDS encoding SemiSWEET transporter, which translates to MDSIMILGLVAATITTFSFFPQMVKTWQTKSAKDVSYIMLIAFNTGVFLWVLYGIALKSLPIILANSVTLVFNLIILWLKIKYR; encoded by the coding sequence ATGGATTCTATTATGATTTTAGGCTTGGTGGCTGCAACGATTACAACATTTTCCTTCTTTCCACAAATGGTGAAAACATGGCAAACCAAATCAGCAAAAGATGTTTCCTACATCATGCTGATTGCCTTCAACACGGGGGTATTCTTATGGGTGCTCTACGGCATTGCTCTCAAATCCTTACCAATTATTCTTGCTAACAGCGTGACTTTAGTTTTTAACCTGATAATTCTATGGCTTAAAATTAAATATAGATAA
- the aroC gene encoding chorismate synthase — protein sequence MGNTFGHLFRVTTFGESHGGGVGVVIDGCPPRLEISTEEIQVELDRRRPGQSKITTPRKEADSCEILSGVFEGKTLGTPIGILVRNKDTRSQDYDEMAVKYRPSHADATYDAKYGIRNWQGGGRSSARETIGRVAAGAIAKKILRQVANVEVIGYVKRIKDLEGAIDPNTVTLEQVESNIVRCPDAECADRMIELIEQTGRQGDSIGGVVECVARNVPKGLGDPVFDKLEAELAKAVMSLPASKGFEIGSGFAGTLLTGFEHNDEFYIDESGEIRTTTNRSGGIQGGISNGENIILRVAFKPTATIRKEQKTVTNEGEETVLAGKGRHDPCVLPRAVPMVEAMVAIVLCDRLLQHYGQCKVL from the coding sequence ATGGGCAATACTTTTGGGCATTTGTTTCGCGTAACGACTTTTGGTGAATCCCACGGAGGCGGTGTGGGAGTCGTTATAGATGGTTGTCCTCCACGACTGGAAATTTCTACAGAGGAAATTCAAGTAGAACTAGACAGGCGGCGTCCCGGACAAAGTAAGATTACAACTCCTCGCAAGGAAGCTGACTCTTGTGAAATTCTGTCTGGAGTGTTTGAGGGTAAAACTCTGGGAACGCCAATAGGAATTTTGGTGCGTAACAAAGATACCCGCTCTCAAGATTACGATGAGATGGCTGTTAAGTATCGCCCGTCTCACGCTGATGCAACTTATGATGCAAAATATGGCATCCGCAATTGGCAAGGTGGAGGTAGATCCTCAGCACGAGAAACGATTGGACGCGTCGCTGCAGGTGCGATCGCGAAAAAAATTCTGCGTCAAGTCGCTAACGTGGAAGTGATAGGTTACGTCAAGCGCATCAAAGATTTAGAAGGCGCGATCGACCCAAACACTGTTACCTTAGAACAAGTTGAGAGCAACATTGTTCGTTGTCCTGATGCTGAGTGTGCAGACCGGATGATTGAACTGATCGAGCAAACTGGTAGACAAGGAGATTCTATCGGTGGAGTTGTGGAATGCGTGGCGCGAAATGTCCCCAAAGGCTTGGGCGATCCAGTTTTTGATAAGTTGGAAGCCGAGCTTGCGAAAGCTGTGATGTCCCTTCCTGCTAGCAAAGGGTTTGAAATTGGTTCTGGTTTTGCAGGAACGTTGTTAACGGGTTTTGAGCATAACGACGAATTTTATATTGATGAAAGCGGTGAAATTCGCACCACCACAAACCGTTCTGGGGGAATTCAGGGAGGAATTTCCAACGGTGAGAATATTATTTTGCGTGTTGCTTTTAAGCCGACAGCAACTATTAGAAAAGAACAAAAAACGGTAACCAATGAAGGAGAAGAGACAGTTTTAGCAGGAAAAGGACGCCACGATCCGTGTGTGTTACCTCGTGCTGTACCTATGGTGGAAGCAATGGTGGCAATTGTGCTGTGCGATCGCCTATTGCAGCATTACGGACAGTGCAAAGTTTTGTAG
- a CDS encoding DUF3368 domain-containing protein, with translation MLAKQKGLIPEISEPIQAIQDAGLWLSDDLIQFLKKQAGE, from the coding sequence ATCCTAGCAAAGCAAAAAGGTTTAATTCCAGAGATTTCAGAACCCATTCAAGCCATACAAGATGCTGGTTTATGGCTATCTGATGATTTAATTCAGTTTCTTAAAAAACAAGCAGGAGAATAA